In the Thiomicrorhabdus sp. genome, one interval contains:
- a CDS encoding abortive infection family protein, which translates to MPLQMESELKFPMGSTTSLSEQSVNDFVSLIKRVSGAMDRQRIIEVFKQHFCKVSGDYYARSSSLSWAESDMCSQAQNAAKDAPNFIAAVYEALEELEHSGATVPTVQHINQILQNNQDHYQIIDDQLIQTVGGVTAPEISESISNSVMRALGDAKTLIGTMDSSSAIDRAHTALHGYLVQLCADNQIDLPNDPTASKAFKQLRQFHPALQATGHRAEEVTRVLNSFAASIDAFSTLRNKASLAHVNDLLDVPEATAIVNAMYTVFRYIQDCMRRG; encoded by the coding sequence ATGCCGCTTCAAATGGAAAGCGAACTTAAATTTCCCATGGGTTCAACGACATCGCTCAGTGAACAGTCTGTAAATGATTTTGTGTCATTGATTAAAAGAGTATCGGGAGCGATGGATCGACAGCGTATAATTGAAGTATTTAAACAGCATTTTTGTAAAGTGTCTGGCGATTATTATGCCCGCAGTTCTTCGCTGAGTTGGGCTGAGTCTGATATGTGTAGTCAGGCACAGAACGCAGCCAAGGACGCTCCGAATTTTATTGCTGCTGTATACGAGGCTTTAGAGGAGCTAGAGCATAGTGGCGCTACTGTGCCTACAGTACAGCATATCAATCAGATTCTTCAAAACAACCAAGATCATTATCAAATTATTGACGATCAGTTAATTCAAACAGTGGGTGGTGTTACTGCGCCAGAGATTAGTGAATCTATTTCCAATTCGGTTATGAGGGCTTTGGGTGATGCGAAGACTTTAATCGGCACCATGGATTCCTCAAGCGCGATTGATCGGGCGCATACTGCTCTCCACGGATATTTGGTACAACTTTGTGCTGATAATCAAATAGATCTTCCTAACGACCCCACAGCTTCAAAAGCTTTCAAGCAACTTCGGCAGTTTCATCCAGCATTACAAGCCACGGGCCATAGAGCTGAAGAAGTTACGAGAGTCCTTAATTCATTTGCTGCTTCGATTGACGCTTTTTCTACGCTGAGAAATAAGGCGAGTCTCGCACACGTAAATGACCTGCTAGATGTCCCCGAAGCTACTGCCATAGTTAACGCAATGTATACTGTTTTTAGGTACATTCAAGACTGTATGCGGAGAGGGTAG
- a CDS encoding DUF924 family protein gives MNALEILNFWYTPPMSEHWFRSTPEIDAEIREKFESVWEKAAKGELDAWKETAEGCLALCIVLDQFPLNMFRGEVKSFSTEQKAVSICKHAVEKGLDQQLPLERRTFLYMPLMHSEHLADQDESVRLFEASQLENNIKFAHHHREIVRQYGRFPHRNAILGRESTPAEIAYLNSPQAFTG, from the coding sequence ATGAACGCTTTAGAGATTTTAAATTTCTGGTACACGCCGCCGATGTCGGAGCATTGGTTTCGCTCGACACCGGAAATCGATGCGGAGATTCGCGAGAAATTTGAGTCGGTATGGGAAAAGGCTGCTAAGGGTGAATTGGATGCTTGGAAAGAAACCGCAGAGGGTTGCCTGGCATTGTGTATTGTTCTGGATCAGTTTCCATTGAATATGTTTCGCGGCGAGGTAAAGAGTTTTTCCACCGAACAGAAGGCTGTTTCCATATGTAAGCATGCAGTTGAAAAAGGCTTGGATCAACAACTGCCTTTGGAGCGCCGGACTTTCTTGTACATGCCGTTAATGCATAGCGAACATCTGGCTGATCAGGATGAGTCGGTGCGTCTTTTCGAGGCTTCCCAGCTGGAAAACAATATTAAATTTGCCCATCATCACCGAGAAATCGTTCGCCAATATGGCCGTTTTCCTCACCGCAATGCGATTCTCGGCCGCGAAAGCACACCGGCCGAAATCGCTTACCTCAACTCGCCTCAGGCTTTTACCGGCTAA